The following DNA comes from Argonema galeatum A003/A1.
ATCGCAGCGGTTATTGGCAATTTCAGCAACCTAATGGCGCAGTTCCCAATGGGCAGCAGGTCTGATAACTTGGAGATTGCCATTATCGGCTACGAGGTCGTTGCCATCTTTTTTACCCGCGATCGCTTCCCAGAAGAATGGGCTGATATTCAAACCAATTTGGGTAATGCCTACGTTGAGCGAATCCGAGGGAAACGGGCAGAAAATCTGGAAGTTGCGCTCAACTGTTATCAGAATGCCTTGGAGGTTTATAGCCGCAAAGTTTTCCCAGAACAATGGGCTAGTATCCAAAATAATCTAGGAAGCGTCTATCGTCAGCGACCTCTTGGAGATCGTGCAGAGAACCTGGAACAAGCGATCGCCTGCTATAAGAATGCGTGGGAGATTTTTACCCCCGAAGCTTTCCCACAACAATGGGCAATGGCGCAAATAAATATAGGGAATGCTTACAGCCAACGCATCCGTGGCGATCGGTCAATGAATCTGGAACAAGCGATCGCCTGCTATGATAATGCCTTGCAGGTTTATAGCCGCGAAGCTTTCCCAGAAAAATGGGCCAGTATCCAAAATAATCTGGCGGCTGCTTACAGCGAACGTCTCCTTGGCGATCGGTCAAAGAATCTGGAACAAGCGATCGCCTACTATGAGAATGCCTTGCTGGTTTCTACCCGTGAAGCTTTTCCAGAAGACTGGGCTAGAACCCAAAGCAATCTGGCGGCGGCTTACAGCGAACGCCGCTTTGGTGAACAGTCAAAAAATATGGAAAAAGCGATTGCCTGCTATCACAATGCTTTGCAAGTTTATACCCGTGAAGCTTTTCCAGAAGACTGGGCTAGAATCCAATATAATCTAGGACTTGCGTACATTCGGCGGCATCAAGGAGAACAGGCAGACAACTTGGAGCAGGCAATACGCTATCATCGTGCTGCTTTAGAAGTGTATACCCAGGAAGCTTTCCCAGAGCAATGGGCTGGCATTCAAACCAATTTGGGCATTGCCTACAGTAAGCTGTTTAAAGGGGAACGTCTGGAGAACTTGGAGCAGGCGATCCGCTAATTAAGATTTTGAAAGGCACAATTGCTGGATTGCCTACTGCTGCAACATTAGTTGAAGCTGCTAACAAGCTATTCCCGTTGATTTCCAAAGCCTTGGGTTTAGGCTAACTCCATTTTTATAGGGGAGCATCCCAATTTTGTAGGGGCGTTCGCTCTTGCGGCGCGGATGCGCGATTCATTGGGGCTGATAATTTATGGCTAACAGTCAAAGACTTTCACACCCGTTTGCTAATGCCTCCGGCACGATAGAGCGAACGCCCCTACAAGCTAAAAACGCACCACCAAGCATTAGTGAATCGGTGTTCTAGAAGGTGAGCTTTGAGATACATCTGCCCTATCGAGAAAATCGGTATCCCGCAAAAACTCAAGAATCGCTGCATTCACTGCTTCTGGAGAACCCCCCGCCGCATCGTGACCGCAATTTGGCAGAATTTGTAACCTGGAATTAGGTAAACGGGCGTGTAATTTTTCCCCATTGCTAGCGGGAAACCATCTGTCTTGTTCGCCCCATAAAATTAGAGTAGGACAAGTTATTCTTGACAAATTCTCTTGAATAGTGTATATGATATTTGGTTGGTTATGGAGCGATCGATCGATTTCTTGAGCAGCGTGTTGTAAATCCTCAGCAGTTTTGGTAATTGTATTGGGTAATTCAATATACGGATAAGTAATCCAGTACACTTCTTCATCTGTTATTTGTTCCGGATCTACAACAACTTCGTGACGCCCAAACATTACCATCTGTCGCAATAGTGGCGCAAATGTATTTGCTAGCCGCAAATTATCGACAGCACGGACTAAATCTATAGGTAAAGCAGCTAGCAATTGCATCCACAAAGTTGGAAGTTCTTTAGGAAAAATGGGTACATTAATCACGACTAATCGAGCGAATAACTCTGGATTATTTTCAGCCAAAGCAAGTGTTATTAGCGCCCCTAATGATTGCGCTACTACGACAGCAGGTTCATCGCATAAAGCTCGAATAATCTGCTCCATTTCAATACTTTGATGAGCCAATTCTTCGGAATACAATGGTTTATCGGAAAAGCCATGTCCTTTGGCATCAAAACAAATCACTCGAAAATATTTCGATAGTGGTTCAATGGTATGACGCCAACCATAGCTCCAACTGCCAATACCATGTACTAAAAATAGTGGTTTTCCCGTTCCTTTTTCGCCATAAGCTATTTTTACGGGATGTCCGCTAGCATCAGTAATTGTCAGAGTTTGACGCCCTTTTGGGAATGCGATTTGCCACCAATCTTTCATTATTTTAATTTATCTTAACTTAGTTGCCTGTAAACAGACCGAGTAACAGTCGAAAAACCACTACACTTAAAAAGCTTATCGCCATCACAATCAGGATTAATCCAACTAACAGAAGGATGATAAATACCCTGTCTACCTTTTTACTAGGTATAGGGGAAGCTAAGTGAGATTCCAGCAAAGCGATGTTTTTAACATTAGCTTTCCAGGTGGCGTCGAATAAATCTCCAACCACTGGTACAGAACCCAGCACCGTATCGAGGATAATATTGTATACCATCCGCATCAAAGCTTCTCGCGGTATGCCCAATTGAGCCGATTCCAGGACAATGTAAGCGGATAGAAATGCTGAAATTGTATCTCCGCCGCCCGGTATTAATCCTAAGATAGGATCGATGCCTACACGATAGTTTGTACCGGGAATGGGAATGGCATTGTCGAGCAAATTGCTTATGCTGCGAAGGCGCTTTAAGGTGATAGCTTTAGGGTCATGGAAATTGGACATGGCTTTGAAAAGGAGGAAGGTAAGAGAGCAATTTTTTTAATTTTTTATTCTGCGTTGCATGGCTTCTCCTACGCTAACATTTAACTGAGCGCCAAATAGCATCACTAAAGAAGTTAAGTTTAGCCATAACATTAATACGATCACTGCACCGATAGCACCATAGGCGGCGTTGTAATTGCCGAAGTTGGATACGTAAAGCCGAAAGAAAGCTGATAAAATAGCCCAAGAGACTGCGGCGACGATCGCACCTGGCATAATCGGCATTCCCGGAGCCCAGCGGCTGGGGCCGTAGCGATAGATAAAGGCGATCGCAGATGCAATAATTACTAAAGCTGTAGGCCAACTCAAAAGTCTCCAAATTGATAGCAGTCCTGGT
Coding sequences within:
- a CDS encoding tetratricopeptide repeat protein, producing MDEKRHQAYLNLIQALLASPSGEEANILTANPDLIDPSLVVTMEQVAAVLAKQGDSNAANWLLNVATQLTAGIDKASVNFVATPNKYDLLLKVLQTTLESNGDPEVVYPLLQTNLDKLDDNFAQLLRDWTVATLAEVEAKQAQSIAAVIGNFSNLMAQFPMGSRSDNLEIAIIGYEVVAIFFTRDRFPEEWADIQTNLGNAYVERIRGKRAENLEVALNCYQNALEVYSRKVFPEQWASIQNNLGSVYRQRPLGDRAENLEQAIACYKNAWEIFTPEAFPQQWAMAQINIGNAYSQRIRGDRSMNLEQAIACYDNALQVYSREAFPEKWASIQNNLAAAYSERLLGDRSKNLEQAIAYYENALLVSTREAFPEDWARTQSNLAAAYSERRFGEQSKNMEKAIACYHNALQVYTREAFPEDWARIQYNLGLAYIRRHQGEQADNLEQAIRYHRAALEVYTQEAFPEQWAGIQTNLGIAYSKLFKGERLENLEQAIR
- a CDS encoding alpha/beta fold hydrolase yields the protein MKDWWQIAFPKGRQTLTITDASGHPVKIAYGEKGTGKPLFLVHGIGSWSYGWRHTIEPLSKYFRVICFDAKGHGFSDKPLYSEELAHQSIEMEQIIRALCDEPAVVVAQSLGALITLALAENNPELFARLVVINVPIFPKELPTLWMQLLAALPIDLVRAVDNLRLANTFAPLLRQMVMFGRHEVVVDPEQITDEEVYWITYPYIELPNTITKTAEDLQHAAQEIDRSLHNQPNIIYTIQENLSRITCPTLILWGEQDRWFPASNGEKLHARLPNSRLQILPNCGHDAAGGSPEAVNAAILEFLRDTDFLDRADVSQSSPSRTPIH
- a CDS encoding DUF4112 domain-containing protein, yielding MSNFHDPKAITLKRLRSISNLLDNAIPIPGTNYRVGIDPILGLIPGGGDTISAFLSAYIVLESAQLGIPREALMRMVYNIILDTVLGSVPVVGDLFDATWKANVKNIALLESHLASPIPSKKVDRVFIILLLVGLILIVMAISFLSVVVFRLLLGLFTGN